The Streptomyces uncialis genomic interval CCCGGCGGGGTCGTACTCGCGCTGGAGCACGGTGGTCGCGCCGAGGAAGATCATGGTCAGCAGCCAGTCGTTGAGCGGGGCCGCGTGCCAGATCGGCATCGACAGGAGGAATCGTTCCTCCGAGGTGAAGCCGACCGTGCTCGTGATGAGCGGGGCGACGAGGGACAGCCCGCGGTGGGTATGCACGCACCCCTTCGGCGAGGCGGTCGTGCCGGAGGTGAAGAGGATCTCGGCCGGGGCCTCGTCGTCCTCCGTCACGGCGTTCGCCAGCGGCGCGGCGGCCGCGGTGAGGGCGTCGAAGTCGGGAAGTCCGTCGACCCCCGACTCGGTGGTCATCCAGACGGTGTCCGGCCGGGCCGCGCGGGCCGTGGCCGCCAGGCCGGCGCAGACGACGCCGAGCCCGGCACCGGAGTGCTCGACGGCGTAACGGGTCTCAGGGACGGTGAACTTGTGGTTGACCGGGACGAGCACACCACCGGCGAACCAGGTACCGAAAGCCGCCACGACGAAACCCGGCGTGTTGAACGTCATCACCGCGACCCGGTCACCGGGTCGAAGACCCGCGTCGATCAGCACGGTGGCGGCCCGCCGGGCCCGGTCGAGCAGGTCGGCGTAGGTGACCGACTCGTCGTCGGTGACGAGGGCGTGCTTGTCCGGTGCGCGCCGGGCCGCGCGTTCCAGCAGGGCGGTCAGATGCATGGCTTCGGTCCTTGCCGTGTGCGGGGCCGGGTCAGGCCCGGGAGACGAGTGAGGCGAGGTCGAGTCCTGGGGCGAGTGCTCCGTACTCCAGGCTCCGGTCGGCGCCGAGCCGGGCGGCGACGAAGGCGTCGGCCACCGCGGCCGGGGCCTCGCGGATCAGCACGGCGCCTTGCAGCGCCAGGGCGAGCGCCTCGACGAGACGGCGGGCCTGTGCCGGGGCACGGTCCGGCTGCGCCATGGTCCTGCCGAGCAGTGTCCTGGTGGTGGCGATGTGCGCGTCGTAGGCGGGATGGACACCCAGGGCCGAGGCCAGCTCGCGGTCGACAGCCTCCACCGACTCCGGTTCGCGCGCCATGGCCCGCAGGACGTCGAGGGCTATGACGTTGCCCGAGCCCTCCCAGATCGCCATGACGGGCTGCTCGCGGTAGCGGCGCGCGAGGGGGAACGCCTCGGTGTAACCGTTGCCGCCCAGGCATTCCAATGCCTCGTAGGCGTGGTGCGGCCCGCGCTTGCACACCCAGTACTTGGCGACGGCCGTCGCCAGCCTGCGGAACGCGACCGACTCCGCGTCCTCCGTGTCGTAGGCCGCGGCGAGCCGGATCGCGGTCCAGGTGGCGGCCTCGGCCTCCAGTTGCAGATCGGCGATCACCGCGGTCATCGCCGGCTGGTCGACGAGGAGCGCGCCGAAGGCGCCGCGGTGCCGGGTGTGCCAGGCGGCCTCGGCCACGGCCTGCCGCATTCCGGCGGTGCTGCCGAGGACGCAGTCCAGCCGGGTCTGGGCAACCATCTCGATGATGGTGCGGACTCCCCGGCCCTCTTCCCCGACCAGCCGGCCGACGGTGCGGTCCAACTCGATCTCGGCCGAGGCGTTCGAACGGTTGCCCAGTTTGTCCTTGAGCCGCTGGATGCGGAACACATTGGCCTGGCCGCCCGGCAGCACCCGGGGCACGAGGAAGCAGCTGAGGCCACCGGAGGTCTGCGCCAGTACGAGGAACGCGTCCGACTGGGGGGCCGAGCAGAACCACTTGTGACCGGTGAGCAGATAGGTGCCGTCGCCGGCGTCGGCCGCCCGGGTCGTGTTGGCCCGGACGTCGGACCCGCCCTGCTTCTCCGTCATCGCCATCCCGAACAGCGCGGAGGCCTTGGCCTCGGGCGCGCGCGGCGCCGGATCGTAGCCGCGTGCGTAGACGCGGGGCAGCCACTGTTCGGCGAGTTCCGGAGCGAGCCGCAGCGAGGGCACCACGGCGTGGGTCATGCTCATCGGGCAGGCATGGCCGGGTTCGACCTGGGCGAAGAGCATGAACGTCGCCGCGCGGGCCACATGGGCGCCCGGGCGAGGATCGGCCCAGCAACTGGTGTGCGCGCCGTGTTCGACCGCCGCGCCGAGGATCCGGTGGTACGCGGGGTGGTACTCGACGGTGTCGACGCGGTTGCCCCACCGGTCGTGGGTGGAGAGGCGCGGCGGCTGCGTGTGCGCCAGTTCGGCGTCGTGCTGGAAGTCCGGCCGTCCGACCAGCGCGCCGACCTCGGTCAGCCCGTCGGCCGCCCACTGGGCGTCGAACCGCTTCACCGCCTCGGTGAGCGCGGGATTGGTCAGGTACTCGTTCAGGCCCTCCCGCGGCGGAGCCTGGTTGACAACCTCATGTGTGGTGCTCACGCCGTCTCCTCAGTGCCGAGTCGTGCCGAGTGCCCGGAAGCAGAACGTACGGATGCCGTCGACGACGGCGTCGTCGGGAAGCGCGGTCCGGGAGGTCTCCGGTGGGCGCAGGCTGCCGATCAGCGACTCGGAGATCGCCCCCATGACGGCCGAGGCGGCGAGAGCCGGTGCCTGGTCGGCGAAGCGGCCCTGGGCGATACCGGTGCGGATGACCTGTTCGCCGAGCTCGGTGTACGAGCGCCGGTAGACCAGCCGCTCGGCCTCCACCGCGGGGGTCACCGGCTCGAAGAGCAGGGACCACGCCATCCGACGGCCCCGCAACGCACGGCCCGCGAACGTCCGGATCAGGACACTCAGCTGGTCCGTCGCGTCGGGCGGGGCATCGGCGACGGCCGTGCGCACGATTCTGAGCTCGTGCGTCGCGGCGCTGCGGAACACCTCCGCCAGCAGTTGCTCACGGTTGTCGAAGTAGGAGTAGACCGAACCGACACTGGCGCCGCACCGCTCGGCGATGACCGCGACGGTCGCGCCACCGAAACCCTGTGTCGCCACCAGCGAACGCGCGGCGCCCAGGAACGCGGCCCGCTTGAGTTCCGCGTTGCGTCGCGTGGTGGCCGTCGAGCGGTACGGCATCTTCCACCCCGTTGTTTTGAATACGGATTCATTTCTTCCCGCTGAAACATTGAAACCCCGTTCAGGTCTTGCTGGCAAGAGCCGCGGCCGACTGAATCGGCTGGTGACCGGGCCGCGGGTGGCTGAGCGGCGTTCCGGGTGGCTGGGCCGCGGTGCGGTGACCACGGGTGACGGGGTCGAGGTTCGGCGCATGGGGGGCCCGGCCCCGTACGGCAAGAACTCCCTCGGCGGGGCCTCCCGCAGCGGCGGACGCGCACGCGACGAACGATGTCGGGTACTCCCGCCAAGACGCTGGGCCTCCGACGCGGAAGCGCCCGGTACCCGGCCGATTTTCGCGACCGGGGCGGAGGCCGCCGATCGCGGAGGCGCCTTTCGTCACCCGAACAGCCCGCCACCCGAACACTTAAAGTGCTGAATCATATCCATAAAGTGATGATCTGGAGGGGAGGGGCGAAGGGGGGTGACCGGAAGGAACAATCCGATGAAGCACACCCACATACGCGGCCCTCTGGCGGCAGCGGTCGTCCTGGCCCTCGGCGCCGCGCTCGCCGGGGCCGCCGTCACCGGGGGAGATCCCTCGGGCGGAACGGGCACGGACGTCTCCGCTCCGGACGGCACCGCACCGCCTGCCTCGGGGACGTTCACCAAGCGGGTGGTGACCACCGGCCTCAACAACCCCTACGAGGTGGTCAGGGTTCCCGACGGAGCCCTCTGGGTCACCGAGAAGAGCGGCAAGAAGGTCACCCGCGCCGACCCGAAGTCCGGTGCCAAGGCCACCTTGCTCAGCCTGCCGGAGGCCGTCCACAGCCAGGGCGGACAGGACGGTGTGCTCGGCCTCGCCGTCGAGGAACGGCCGAGGAGCGGGGAACTGTACGCGTACCTCGCCTACAGCTACGACATCGATCCCACCCCGGCCGTACAGGCCCGCACGAAGATCGAGCGCTACACCTACGACGCCGGGCGGCAGCGGCTGCACAGTCCGAAGACCGTCATCGCCGGTATGCCGTCCGGCAGCGACCACCAGTCGGCGCGGGTGCGCCTGGGCCCGGACGGCAAGCTCTACTACACGATCGGCGACCAAGGCACCAACCAGTTCGCGAACTTCTGCCGGCCCAGCTACCCCCAGCGGCTGCCCA includes:
- a CDS encoding acyl-CoA dehydrogenase family protein; amino-acid sequence: MSTTHEVVNQAPPREGLNEYLTNPALTEAVKRFDAQWAADGLTEVGALVGRPDFQHDAELAHTQPPRLSTHDRWGNRVDTVEYHPAYHRILGAAVEHGAHTSCWADPRPGAHVARAATFMLFAQVEPGHACPMSMTHAVVPSLRLAPELAEQWLPRVYARGYDPAPRAPEAKASALFGMAMTEKQGGSDVRANTTRAADAGDGTYLLTGHKWFCSAPQSDAFLVLAQTSGGLSCFLVPRVLPGGQANVFRIQRLKDKLGNRSNASAEIELDRTVGRLVGEEGRGVRTIIEMVAQTRLDCVLGSTAGMRQAVAEAAWHTRHRGAFGALLVDQPAMTAVIADLQLEAEAATWTAIRLAAAYDTEDAESVAFRRLATAVAKYWVCKRGPHHAYEALECLGGNGYTEAFPLARRYREQPVMAIWEGSGNVIALDVLRAMAREPESVEAVDRELASALGVHPAYDAHIATTRTLLGRTMAQPDRAPAQARRLVEALALALQGAVLIREAPAAVADAFVAARLGADRSLEYGALAPGLDLASLVSRA
- a CDS encoding TetR/AcrR family transcriptional regulator — protein: MPYRSTATTRRNAELKRAAFLGAARSLVATQGFGGATVAVIAERCGASVGSVYSYFDNREQLLAEVFRSAATHELRIVRTAVADAPPDATDQLSVLIRTFAGRALRGRRMAWSLLFEPVTPAVEAERLVYRRSYTELGEQVIRTGIAQGRFADQAPALAASAVMGAISESLIGSLRPPETSRTALPDDAVVDGIRTFCFRALGTTRH